One region of Streptomyces sp. CG4 genomic DNA includes:
- a CDS encoding DUF1876 domain-containing protein, which produces MMHTAVGWHVELEFKENDQHTDAAALVRLPDGTEVRAHGHATRHRVDANQPRVGEEIAGARALNELAMQLLTKAHDEIDAESGRTSHTINV; this is translated from the coding sequence ATGATGCACACCGCTGTCGGATGGCATGTCGAGCTGGAGTTCAAGGAGAACGATCAGCACACGGATGCGGCGGCCCTAGTGCGCTTGCCCGACGGCACCGAGGTACGGGCGCACGGCCACGCCACCCGGCACCGCGTCGACGCCAACCAGCCCCGGGTCGGCGAGGAGATAGCCGGCGCACGTGCCCTCAACGAACTGGCCATGCAACTGCTGACCAAGGCCCACGACGAGATCGACGCGGAGTCAGGGCGGACCTCGCACACCATCAACGTGTGA
- a CDS encoding serine hydrolase domain-containing protein — translation MDVNGTVAEGFEPVEEAFAANFALLGERGAAVAVYRDGHKVVDLWAGAKDVDGMAGAPGTAPWEPGTAQIVRSATKGVAAAALLLLHQRGELDLDAPVGTYWPEYKAAGKEHTLVRHLLAHRAGVPVLDRPLTPAEAADPDLGAAAVAAQAPVWEPGADHGYHAQTYSWLTGELIRRITGRPVGEWIAQEMTGPVGADLWLGLPGSEHARVGRVGPVEAPETAGGLKTRPKRAVAEAYADPESLTRRAFAAITPLPDENDPAYRAAALPASNGIATADGLARFYASLIGEVDGGTRLFTPETTELARAEQSAGPDRVLVVGTRFGLGYMLHGAASPLLSPGSFGHPGRGGALAFADPETGIAFGYVTNGFRKSVTADPRAQALVRALRTALA, via the coding sequence GTGGACGTGAACGGCACAGTGGCCGAGGGCTTCGAGCCGGTCGAGGAGGCGTTCGCGGCGAACTTCGCGCTGCTCGGGGAGCGGGGCGCGGCCGTCGCCGTGTACCGCGACGGGCACAAGGTCGTCGACCTGTGGGCCGGCGCGAAGGACGTCGACGGCATGGCCGGTGCGCCCGGTACGGCCCCGTGGGAGCCCGGGACCGCGCAGATCGTGCGCTCCGCGACCAAGGGCGTCGCGGCCGCCGCGCTCCTGCTCCTGCACCAGCGCGGCGAACTGGACCTGGACGCCCCGGTCGGCACGTACTGGCCGGAGTACAAGGCGGCCGGCAAGGAGCACACCCTCGTCCGGCACCTGCTCGCCCACCGCGCGGGCGTGCCCGTGCTGGACCGCCCGCTGACCCCCGCCGAGGCCGCCGACCCCGACCTGGGCGCCGCGGCGGTCGCCGCGCAGGCGCCGGTGTGGGAGCCGGGCGCGGACCACGGCTATCACGCCCAGACCTACAGCTGGCTCACCGGCGAACTGATCCGGCGGATCACCGGCCGCCCGGTCGGCGAGTGGATCGCGCAGGAGATGACCGGCCCCGTCGGCGCGGACCTGTGGCTCGGCCTGCCCGGGTCGGAGCACGCGCGCGTGGGTCGCGTCGGCCCGGTCGAGGCGCCAGAGACGGCGGGCGGCCTGAAGACGCGCCCCAAGCGCGCGGTGGCCGAGGCGTACGCCGACCCGGAGTCGCTGACCCGGCGCGCGTTCGCCGCGATCACCCCGCTCCCCGACGAGAACGACCCCGCCTACCGCGCGGCCGCCCTGCCCGCCTCCAACGGCATCGCCACCGCCGACGGGCTGGCCCGCTTCTACGCCTCGCTCATCGGCGAAGTGGACGGCGGCACCCGGCTGTTCACCCCGGAGACGACGGAGCTGGCCCGCGCCGAGCAGTCCGCCGGGCCGGACCGGGTCCTGGTCGTCGGCACCCGGTTCGGCCTCGGCTACATGCTGCACGGCGCCGCGTCCCCGCTGCTCTCCCCCGGCTCCTTCGGCCACCCGGGCCGGGGCGGCGCCCTCGCCTTCGCCGACCCGGAGACCGGCATCGCCTTCGGCTATGTCACCAACGGCTTCCGGAAGAGCGTGACGGCGGACCCGAGGGCACAGGCGCTGGTACGGGCGCTCCGCACAGCGCTCGCGTAG
- a CDS encoding MMPL family transporter, which translates to MATMLYKLGRLAFRRRHFIALIWVALLTLAGVGAASAPAAGNTSFSIPGTEAQKAFDLLEQRFPGMSANGATARVVFKAPAGEKMTDQLNKAAVEKTVKELGSGSEVTSVADPYTGHAVSKNGTIAYASVKYKVSGMQLKDSSRDALKQAAQHARDAGLTVEVGGDALSAAPKTGSSEVIGIGIAAVVLVITFGSLLAAGFPLLTAIIGVGIGVSTITALASALDLGSTTSTLASMIGLAVGIDYALFIVSRFRAELAEGREREEAAGRAVGTAGSAVVFAGLTVVIALVGLSVVNIPMLTKMGIAAAGTVAIAVLIALTLIPALLGYAGRKVKPAGEKSKLLGGGRTPKKPGRPNMGTRWASFVVRRPVAVLLLGVLGLGAAAIPATSLELGLPDDGSQPTSTTQRRAYDLLSEGFGPGFNGPLMVVVDAKDAHDPKAAFTKVGDEIKGLKDVVTVTPAMANKAGDTATITVVPKSKPSSQTTQDLVHTIRDKGVDIAKETDSKVLVTGSTAMNIDVSQKLNDALLPYLALVVGLAFLLLIVVFRSVLVPLKAALGFLLSVLAALGAVVAVFQWGWLSGLMNVEQTGPVMSMMPIFMVGVVFGLAMDYEVFLVTRMREAFVHGEKPNQAIVTGFKHGARVVTAAAVIMIAVFSGFIGSTEAMIKMIGFGLAIAVFFDAFIVRMAIVPAVLALLGKRAWWLPKWLDRALPNVDVEGEGLQKNADPDEERELVRA; encoded by the coding sequence GTGGCCACGATGCTCTACAAACTCGGCCGTCTCGCCTTCCGGCGACGGCACTTCATCGCCCTGATATGGGTCGCGCTGCTCACCCTCGCCGGGGTGGGCGCCGCCTCCGCGCCGGCCGCCGGCAACACCTCCTTCTCGATCCCCGGCACCGAGGCGCAGAAGGCCTTCGACCTGCTGGAACAGCGCTTCCCCGGGATGAGTGCCAACGGTGCCACCGCGCGCGTCGTCTTCAAGGCGCCGGCCGGCGAGAAGATGACCGACCAACTCAACAAGGCGGCCGTCGAGAAGACCGTCAAGGAACTCGGCAGCGGCTCCGAGGTCACCTCCGTCGCCGACCCCTACACCGGGCACGCCGTCAGCAAGAACGGCACGATCGCCTACGCCTCGGTGAAGTACAAGGTCTCCGGCATGCAGCTGAAGGACTCCTCCAGGGACGCCCTGAAGCAGGCCGCACAGCACGCGCGGGACGCCGGACTGACCGTCGAGGTCGGCGGTGACGCGCTGAGCGCGGCCCCGAAGACCGGCTCCAGCGAGGTCATCGGCATCGGTATCGCCGCCGTCGTCCTCGTCATCACCTTCGGCTCGCTGCTCGCGGCCGGATTCCCGCTGCTCACCGCGATCATCGGCGTCGGCATCGGCGTCTCCACGATCACCGCGCTCGCCAGCGCCCTGGACCTCGGCTCCACGACCTCCACCCTCGCGTCCATGATCGGCCTGGCCGTCGGCATCGACTACGCCCTCTTCATCGTCTCCCGCTTCCGCGCCGAACTGGCCGAGGGCCGCGAACGCGAGGAAGCGGCCGGACGGGCCGTCGGTACGGCGGGCTCGGCGGTGGTCTTCGCCGGCCTCACCGTCGTCATCGCCCTGGTCGGCCTGTCGGTCGTCAACATCCCGATGCTCACCAAGATGGGCATCGCGGCGGCGGGCACGGTCGCCATCGCCGTCCTGATCGCGCTGACGCTGATCCCCGCGCTGCTCGGCTACGCGGGCCGCAAGGTCAAGCCGGCCGGCGAGAAGAGCAAGCTGCTCGGCGGCGGCCGTACGCCGAAGAAGCCGGGCCGGCCCAACATGGGCACCCGCTGGGCGAGCTTCGTCGTACGACGCCCGGTCGCCGTCCTGCTGCTCGGCGTGCTCGGCCTCGGCGCGGCGGCGATCCCGGCCACCTCCCTGGAACTGGGCCTGCCCGACGACGGCTCCCAGCCCACCTCCACCACCCAGCGCCGCGCCTACGACCTGCTCTCCGAGGGCTTCGGGCCCGGCTTCAACGGCCCGCTGATGGTCGTGGTCGATGCCAAGGACGCCCACGACCCCAAGGCCGCCTTCACCAAGGTCGGCGACGAGATCAAGGGCCTGAAGGACGTCGTCACGGTCACCCCGGCCATGGCCAACAAGGCCGGCGACACCGCGACGATCACGGTCGTACCCAAGTCCAAGCCGTCCTCGCAGACGACCCAGGACCTGGTGCACACCATCCGTGACAAGGGCGTGGACATCGCGAAGGAGACCGACTCCAAGGTCCTGGTCACCGGTTCGACGGCGATGAACATCGACGTCTCGCAGAAGCTGAACGACGCGCTCCTGCCGTACCTGGCGCTGGTCGTCGGCCTGGCCTTCCTGCTCCTGATCGTGGTCTTCCGCTCGGTCCTCGTCCCGCTGAAGGCGGCCCTCGGCTTCCTGCTCAGCGTGCTCGCGGCCCTCGGCGCCGTGGTCGCGGTCTTCCAGTGGGGCTGGCTGTCGGGCCTGATGAACGTCGAGCAGACCGGCCCGGTCATGTCGATGATGCCGATCTTCATGGTGGGTGTCGTCTTCGGTCTCGCGATGGACTACGAGGTCTTCCTCGTGACCCGGATGCGGGAGGCGTTCGTCCACGGCGAGAAGCCCAACCAGGCCATCGTCACCGGCTTCAAGCACGGCGCACGGGTCGTCACCGCCGCCGCCGTCATCATGATCGCCGTCTTCTCCGGCTTCATCGGCTCCACCGAGGCGATGATCAAGATGATCGGCTTCGGCCTCGCGATCGCCGTCTTCTTCGACGCGTTCATCGTCCGCATGGCCATCGTCCCGGCGGTGCTCGCGCTGCTCGGCAAGCGGGCCTGGTGGCTGCCGAAGTGGCTCGACCGCGCGCTGCCCAACGTGGACGTCGAGGGCGAGGGCCTCCAGAAGAACGCCGATCCGGACGAGGAGAGGGAGCTGGTACGCGCCTGA
- a CDS encoding NAD(P)-dependent oxidoreductase, which produces MTDKPTVSVLGTGIMGAAMARNLARAGLGVRAWNRTREKAEPLAVDGIRVTGTPAEAVEGADAVLTMLYDGNTVLDVMREAAPALRPGTVWAQCTTAGIELVSDLAGFAREHGLVFYDAPVLGTRQPAEAGRLTVLAAGPEDGRETVTPVFDAVGAKTVWTGEDGAAGSASRLKLVANSWVLAVTAATGEVLALSKGLGVDPQGFFDLIDGGPLDMGYLRAKSALVLDGKLTPASFAVATAEKDARLIVQAAEQGGVRLDVAEAAAERFARAAAQGHADEDMAAAYFASFDERPGERQGRRQAST; this is translated from the coding sequence ATGACCGACAAACCGACCGTCAGCGTCCTGGGCACCGGCATCATGGGTGCCGCCATGGCCCGCAACCTCGCCCGCGCCGGGCTCGGGGTCCGGGCCTGGAACCGTACCCGCGAGAAGGCCGAACCGCTGGCCGTCGACGGGATCCGGGTCACCGGCACGCCCGCCGAGGCCGTCGAGGGCGCCGATGCCGTACTGACCATGCTCTACGACGGCAACACCGTCCTGGACGTGATGCGCGAGGCCGCACCGGCGCTGCGTCCGGGCACCGTGTGGGCGCAGTGCACCACCGCCGGGATCGAGCTGGTCTCCGACCTGGCCGGCTTCGCCCGCGAGCACGGCCTGGTGTTCTACGACGCCCCGGTCCTCGGCACCCGCCAGCCCGCCGAGGCCGGTCGGCTGACCGTGCTGGCCGCCGGGCCCGAGGACGGCCGGGAGACGGTCACGCCGGTCTTCGACGCCGTCGGCGCCAAGACGGTGTGGACCGGCGAGGACGGGGCCGCGGGCAGCGCCAGCCGGCTGAAGCTGGTGGCCAACAGCTGGGTGCTCGCCGTCACCGCGGCGACCGGTGAGGTGCTGGCCCTCTCGAAGGGCCTCGGCGTCGACCCGCAGGGCTTCTTCGACCTCATCGACGGAGGACCGCTCGACATGGGGTACCTGCGGGCCAAGTCCGCGCTGGTACTCGACGGGAAGCTGACCCCGGCGTCGTTCGCCGTGGCCACCGCCGAGAAGGACGCGCGGCTCATCGTGCAGGCCGCCGAGCAGGGAGGCGTACGGCTCGACGTCGCCGAGGCGGCGGCCGAACGGTTCGCCCGCGCCGCCGCCCAGGGGCACGCCGACGAGGACATGGCGGCGGCCTACTTCGCCAGCTTCGACGAGCGGCCAGGCGAGCGGCAGGGCCGCCGCCAGGCCTCCACGTGA
- a CDS encoding PP2C family protein-serine/threonine phosphatase translates to MRAASGRRTTVRGWCVRHLRLLPVLLLVGGALFDYNTAPHVSGEAFYTAAPMAAAALLSLRATVLAGIGACATDIALLVHFGLLGDSGGQSELAAVATVSALAVVVNRLMHYSNLRLESARRIALAVQRAVLPQLPSSMGSLRIAVRYQAAVKDAQIGGDLYSAQDTPYGVRCLVGDVRGKGLDAVHAVDVAMGVFREAAEEEPTLVAITARLERALLRERGRRTGPERTEGFVTGVLVEIPHCGDELRLVNRGHPAPLVLHAGQVRSAEPSEPALPLGLAELSTGQDRTDTVPFPPGATLLLYTDGLNEARNRAGDFYDPAAGLTGRDFAGPDALLDTLLTEVNRHTGGRITDDLALLAVTRDG, encoded by the coding sequence ATGAGAGCAGCGAGCGGGAGGCGCACCACCGTCCGCGGCTGGTGTGTGCGCCACCTTCGGCTGCTGCCCGTCCTCCTGCTCGTCGGAGGCGCCCTCTTCGACTACAACACCGCTCCGCATGTCAGTGGAGAGGCCTTCTACACGGCCGCGCCGATGGCAGCCGCCGCGCTGCTGTCGCTTCGCGCGACGGTCCTGGCGGGCATCGGTGCCTGCGCCACCGACATCGCGCTGCTCGTCCACTTCGGCCTCCTGGGGGATTCCGGTGGGCAGAGCGAGCTGGCCGCGGTCGCGACGGTCTCGGCCCTCGCCGTCGTCGTCAACCGTCTCATGCACTACAGCAACCTGCGTCTGGAGTCCGCACGAAGAATCGCCCTGGCCGTCCAGCGCGCCGTGCTGCCGCAGCTGCCGTCCTCGATGGGCTCCCTGCGGATCGCCGTGCGCTACCAGGCGGCGGTGAAGGACGCGCAGATCGGCGGCGACCTGTACAGCGCCCAGGACACCCCGTACGGCGTGCGCTGTCTGGTCGGGGACGTACGGGGCAAGGGCCTGGACGCGGTCCATGCGGTGGACGTGGCCATGGGGGTGTTCCGGGAGGCCGCCGAGGAGGAACCCACGCTCGTCGCGATCACCGCCAGACTGGAGCGGGCACTGCTACGGGAAAGAGGGCGGCGGACGGGACCCGAGCGGACCGAGGGGTTCGTCACCGGCGTTCTCGTCGAGATCCCGCACTGCGGCGATGAACTGCGGCTGGTCAACCGCGGCCATCCGGCGCCCCTGGTCCTGCACGCCGGCCAGGTGCGCAGCGCGGAGCCGTCCGAACCGGCCCTCCCTCTGGGACTGGCGGAGCTGAGCACCGGCCAGGACCGGACCGACACGGTGCCCTTCCCTCCGGGAGCGACTCTCCTGCTGTACACGGACGGGCTGAACGAGGCACGCAACCGCGCCGGGGACTTCTACGACCCCGCGGCCGGGCTCACCGGACGCGACTTCGCCGGACCGGACGCACTGCTCGACACCCTTCTCACCGAGGTGAACCGCCACACCGGCGGCCGCATCACCGATGACCTGGCCCTGCTCGCGGTCACCCGAGACGGATGA
- a CDS encoding TetR/AcrR family transcriptional regulator yields MTEASVSGAASAAPVEPVLAPGRRSRITPEREAELYEAVLDLLREVGYDALTMDAVAARTKSSKATLYRQWGGKAELVAKAVRHSKPGGSADEVDTGSLRSDLHALTLRSDDCEMEQNSALMRGLAMAMHGNPDLLRAFKDHLIEPEMAAFRRVLQRAIDRGEVRADNPAIDYVMHMMIGGFAARTLIDEQPPTQAFLLSYIDAVVLPALGAPTT; encoded by the coding sequence ATGACCGAGGCGTCGGTCAGCGGCGCGGCGTCGGCCGCTCCGGTGGAGCCGGTGCTTGCACCGGGGCGCCGCAGCCGGATCACGCCCGAGCGTGAGGCCGAGTTGTACGAGGCCGTGCTCGACCTGCTCCGGGAGGTCGGCTACGACGCCCTCACCATGGACGCCGTGGCCGCGCGCACCAAGTCCAGCAAGGCCACGCTCTACCGCCAGTGGGGCGGCAAGGCCGAGCTGGTGGCGAAGGCGGTGCGGCACAGCAAGCCGGGCGGCTCCGCCGACGAGGTCGACACCGGATCGCTCAGGAGCGATCTGCACGCCCTCACCCTGCGTTCCGACGACTGCGAGATGGAGCAGAACTCCGCGCTGATGCGGGGTCTGGCGATGGCCATGCACGGCAACCCGGACCTTCTGCGCGCGTTCAAGGACCATCTCATCGAGCCGGAGATGGCGGCGTTCCGCCGGGTGCTGCAACGGGCGATCGACCGGGGCGAGGTCCGCGCGGACAACCCGGCGATCGACTACGTGATGCACATGATGATCGGCGGGTTCGCCGCCCGCACGCTCATCGACGAGCAGCCGCCGACGCAGGCCTTCCTTCTGTCGTACATCGACGCCGTGGTCCTCCCCGCCCTCGGCGCTCCCACCACCTGA
- a CDS encoding MarR family transcriptional regulator, whose product MTNEDRTVEGSLLLDDQLCFALYAAQRAVTAAYRPLLDDLGLTYPQYLVLLVLWERGETSVKELARALRLDYGTVSPLLKRLEGAGLVRRERAAGDERSVLVACTGRGEELRERATRVPGALLTTTGLGAQEVARLREELWKLTERADTVADRH is encoded by the coding sequence GTGACGAACGAGGACCGCACCGTCGAGGGGTCGCTGCTGCTGGACGACCAGCTGTGCTTCGCGCTGTACGCCGCACAGCGCGCCGTGACCGCCGCATACCGTCCCCTGCTGGACGACCTCGGCCTCACTTACCCGCAGTACCTCGTACTGCTGGTGCTGTGGGAGCGCGGCGAGACCAGCGTGAAGGAACTGGCGCGCGCCCTGCGTCTGGACTACGGGACCGTATCGCCGTTGCTGAAGCGGCTGGAGGGGGCGGGTCTGGTGCGCAGGGAGCGCGCGGCCGGCGACGAGCGCTCGGTGCTCGTCGCGTGCACGGGGCGCGGGGAGGAACTCAGGGAGCGCGCGACGCGCGTGCCCGGCGCGCTGCTCACGACTACGGGCCTCGGTGCGCAGGAGGTCGCGCGGTTGCGCGAGGAGTTGTGGAAGCTCACCGAGCGCGCCGACACGGTGGCCGACCGGCACTGA
- a CDS encoding DUF397 domain-containing protein — MSTSELHWFKSSCSDSSAPGDCVEVATTPTTIHIRDSKTPDTAQLKVTPAAWADFLIRLG; from the coding sequence ATGAGCACCTCCGAACTTCACTGGTTCAAGAGCAGCTGCAGCGACAGCAGTGCGCCTGGCGACTGCGTCGAAGTCGCCACCACCCCCACCACCATCCACATCCGCGACTCCAAAACCCCCGACACCGCGCAGCTGAAGGTCACCCCGGCCGCCTGGGCCGATTTCCTCATCCGTCTCGGGTGA
- a CDS encoding EamA family transporter, protein MTPLVTAAVLLAAVTHASWNAIAHKITDKLVGFTLISGGGLLIGLALVPFVAFPAAAAWPYLLASAAVHVAYYALLMTSFRLGDFGQAYPIARGSAPLVVTVLAAVFAHEVPGAWSAAGIAVSCLGLGGVSLWGLRGHRPNWAAIGAALATGLTIAAYTVLDGLGVRASPSSLGYIAWLMAVQGAVVPAYMYARVRGGTVRLLRPYAVLGLLGAFLSVAAYALVLWAQTRAALAPVAALRESSIIVGAAIGALFFKERFGAPRIAAAGLLVVGIGLMLYAG, encoded by the coding sequence GTGACGCCACTGGTGACCGCCGCGGTCCTGCTCGCCGCGGTCACGCACGCCAGCTGGAACGCCATAGCGCACAAGATCACCGACAAGCTGGTCGGGTTCACGCTGATCTCCGGCGGCGGACTGCTCATCGGGCTCGCGCTGGTGCCGTTCGTGGCGTTTCCGGCGGCAGCGGCCTGGCCGTACCTCCTCGCCTCCGCCGCCGTGCACGTCGCCTACTACGCGCTGCTCATGACCTCGTTCCGGCTGGGCGACTTCGGGCAGGCCTATCCGATCGCGCGCGGGAGCGCACCGCTCGTGGTGACCGTGCTGGCGGCGGTGTTCGCGCACGAGGTGCCCGGGGCGTGGTCGGCGGCCGGCATCGCGGTGTCGTGCCTCGGGCTCGGCGGCGTCAGCCTGTGGGGACTGCGCGGCCACCGGCCCAACTGGGCCGCGATCGGTGCCGCCCTGGCGACCGGGCTGACGATCGCCGCGTACACGGTGCTCGACGGCCTGGGCGTACGCGCCTCCCCGTCGTCGCTGGGCTACATCGCCTGGCTGATGGCCGTTCAGGGAGCCGTCGTCCCGGCGTACATGTACGCGCGCGTGCGGGGCGGGACCGTACGGCTGCTGCGGCCGTATGCCGTCCTCGGTCTCCTCGGCGCCTTCCTCTCCGTCGCCGCCTACGCCCTCGTCCTGTGGGCCCAGACCCGCGCCGCCCTCGCCCCCGTCGCCGCGCTGCGCGAGTCCTCGATCATCGTCGGCGCGGCCATCGGCGCCCTCTTCTTCAAGGAGCGCTTCGGGGCGCCCCGGATCGCGGCGGCGGGACTGCTGGTCGTGGGGATAGGACTGATGCTGTACGCCGGGTAG
- a CDS encoding penicillin-binding transpeptidase domain-containing protein has translation MGNRRRVAERRKTTRPAVVGGMIAVFVGGVGFGAYALTDGGAAADERTSASADHKAVKSGPLSAAEVRTASTQFLTAWQQGRIDEAAAATDDASAATTLLGGYAKDARLKDVTLTPGTPAGAKVPFTVKATVSYKRLSKPLAYGSSLTVVRRASDGKPLVDWHSAVVHPDLKDGDTLVTGESGTPPIKALDRDGDELTAAKYPSLGPVLDSLREKYGKTAGGKAGIELRVVRGKASQKAQLSDKTLVELSKGTPGTVKTTLNPTLQAAAEQQVGKQQQASVVIVRPSTGEILAVANSGHGFNVAFQGSLAPGSTMKVVTSTMLFEKNLITPDASHPCPKTYKLAGWTFHNDGDSEIKKGTFKQSFGASCNNAFIDFAPKLSNDDLTKEAQQVYGLGMDNWSIGVPSFDGSIPVESGAQMGASLIGQGGVRMNPLNMASVAATVESGVFHQPYLVSPTVDNRTLAKAARTMSAKTQSELKDVLRFTADYGTAAKAMAGMTGDYGAKTGSAEVDGQKKPNGWFTAYKGDLAAAGVVQAGGHGGDTAGPIVAALLKTGG, from the coding sequence GTGGGCAACAGAAGGCGCGTCGCCGAGCGACGGAAGACCACCAGGCCCGCCGTGGTCGGCGGCATGATCGCCGTGTTCGTCGGCGGCGTCGGGTTCGGTGCCTACGCACTGACCGACGGCGGCGCGGCGGCCGACGAGCGCACGTCCGCCTCGGCCGACCACAAGGCCGTCAAGTCCGGTCCCCTCAGTGCCGCCGAGGTCCGTACGGCCTCCACCCAATTCCTCACGGCGTGGCAGCAGGGCAGGATCGACGAGGCGGCCGCCGCCACAGACGACGCCTCCGCCGCCACCACACTCCTCGGCGGCTACGCCAAGGATGCCCGTCTGAAGGACGTCACGCTCACGCCCGGCACGCCCGCGGGCGCCAAGGTGCCGTTCACCGTCAAGGCGACGGTGTCGTACAAGAGGCTCAGCAAGCCGCTGGCGTACGGCAGTTCGCTCACCGTGGTGCGACGGGCGAGCGACGGCAAGCCGCTGGTCGACTGGCACTCCGCCGTCGTCCACCCGGATCTGAAGGACGGCGACACGCTCGTCACCGGCGAGTCCGGCACCCCGCCGATCAAGGCGCTGGACCGTGACGGCGACGAGCTGACGGCCGCGAAGTACCCCTCCCTGGGCCCGGTGTTGGACAGCCTGCGGGAGAAGTACGGCAAGACGGCGGGCGGCAAGGCCGGCATCGAGCTGCGCGTGGTGCGCGGCAAGGCCTCGCAGAAGGCCCAGCTGTCCGACAAGACCCTCGTGGAACTGAGCAAGGGCACGCCGGGCACGGTGAAGACGACGCTGAACCCGACCCTCCAGGCGGCCGCCGAGCAGCAGGTCGGCAAGCAGCAACAGGCGTCCGTGGTCATCGTGCGGCCCTCGACCGGCGAGATCCTCGCCGTCGCCAACAGCGGGCACGGCTTCAACGTCGCCTTCCAGGGCTCCCTCGCGCCCGGCTCCACGATGAAGGTCGTGACGTCGACGATGCTGTTCGAGAAGAACCTCATCACCCCGGACGCGTCGCACCCGTGCCCCAAGACGTACAAGCTGGCCGGCTGGACGTTCCACAACGACGGCGACTCCGAGATCAAGAAGGGCACGTTCAAGCAGAGCTTCGGCGCGTCCTGCAACAACGCCTTCATCGACTTCGCGCCGAAGCTGTCGAACGACGACCTGACCAAGGAGGCCCAGCAGGTCTACGGCCTCGGCATGGACAACTGGTCCATCGGCGTCCCGTCGTTCGACGGCTCCATCCCGGTTGAGAGCGGCGCGCAGATGGGCGCCTCGCTGATCGGGCAGGGCGGCGTGCGGATGAACCCGCTGAACATGGCGTCGGTCGCGGCGACGGTGGAGTCGGGTGTCTTCCACCAGCCGTATCTGGTGTCCCCCACGGTGGACAACCGCACGCTGGCGAAGGCGGCGCGCACCATGTCCGCCAAGACGCAGTCCGAGCTGAAGGACGTCCTGCGGTTCACCGCGGACTACGGCACCGCGGCCAAGGCGATGGCCGGCATGACCGGGGACTACGGCGCGAAGACGGGCTCCGCCGAGGTGGACGGGCAGAAGAAGCCGAACGGCTGGTTCACCGCCTACAAGGGCGACCTGGCCGCCGCGGGCGTGGTGCAGGCGGGCGGGCACGGCGGCGACACGGCCGGACCGATCGTGGCGGCTCTGCTGAAGACGGGCGGCTGA
- a CDS encoding SsgA family sporulation/cell division regulator gives MSVVEQYARAHIVTDEEDPGAVPVLLRYDPDSDPRSVRVDLPVPGTHEWTFSRTLLERGLRAPAESGAVRVWPCGRVQAVVEFHSDHGVEVVQFESKALLRFLRRTYTAEPVRG, from the coding sequence ATGTCTGTGGTCGAGCAGTACGCGCGCGCCCATATCGTCACGGACGAGGAGGACCCGGGGGCCGTACCGGTGCTGCTTCGGTACGACCCCGACTCCGATCCACGGTCCGTCCGGGTCGACCTGCCCGTGCCCGGCACGCACGAGTGGACCTTCTCGCGCACACTGCTGGAACGAGGACTGCGGGCACCGGCCGAGAGCGGTGCCGTAAGGGTGTGGCCGTGCGGACGCGTCCAGGCGGTCGTGGAGTTCCACTCCGACCACGGTGTCGAGGTGGTGCAGTTCGAGTCGAAGGCGCTGCTCAGATTCCTGCGCCGTACCTACACCGCAGAGCCCGTGCGGGGCTGA
- a CDS encoding organic hydroperoxide resistance protein — MAEDTAVDARPTKIMYVAEATAHGGRDGYVTSQDGRLELKVAMPVELGGDGNGTNPEQLFAAGYSSCFHNALILVGNRAGYDLTSSTVAAKVGIGPNRQRGYGLAVALSVSLPVLDADLAARLVDAAHEVCPYSNATRGNIDVTILLG, encoded by the coding sequence ATGGCCGAGGACACCGCTGTCGACGCCCGTCCGACGAAGATCATGTATGTCGCCGAAGCCACCGCGCACGGCGGCCGCGACGGCTACGTCACCAGCCAGGACGGCCGGCTGGAACTGAAGGTCGCGATGCCCGTGGAACTGGGCGGCGACGGCAACGGCACCAACCCGGAACAGCTGTTCGCGGCCGGCTACAGCTCCTGCTTCCACAACGCGCTGATCCTGGTCGGCAACCGCGCGGGCTACGACCTGACCAGCTCGACGGTCGCCGCCAAGGTCGGCATCGGCCCGAACCGGCAGCGCGGCTACGGCCTCGCGGTCGCCCTCAGCGTCTCCCTGCCGGTCCTCGACGCGGACCTGGCGGCCCGGCTCGTGGACGCGGCGCACGAGGTCTGCCCGTACTCCAACGCGACGCGCGGCAACATCGATGTAACGATCCTGCTGGGCTGA